A window from Pseudomonas kribbensis encodes these proteins:
- a CDS encoding urease accessory protein UreD — translation MNLPLATALFTPSWHAELELAYARFGDCTRPVRRRHLGPLRVQKHLYAEGPEVCQHIIVHPPGGIAGGDRLNISARVEPGAWAQITSPGAAKWYRAAGPAYQSLDLHVADGATLEWLPQETIVYSAAQAELSTSIELEGDARLFYWDVVALGRPASGERFDLGHFQAHLDIRRDGRLLWHERQRIVGNDGLLDSPIGLDSHPVFATLLVTGEIDAELLERCRSLGHEVRGDLTQLPGLLVARCLASEALLARAWLIELWRLLRPALLGREALPPRIWNT, via the coding sequence ATGAACTTACCTTTAGCGACTGCCCTGTTTACCCCGAGCTGGCACGCCGAGCTGGAGCTGGCCTATGCCCGCTTCGGCGATTGCACGCGCCCTGTCCGTCGCCGGCACCTCGGCCCGCTGCGGGTGCAAAAGCATCTGTACGCCGAAGGGCCCGAGGTCTGCCAGCACATCATCGTCCACCCGCCGGGCGGCATTGCCGGCGGTGACCGGTTGAACATCAGCGCCCGCGTCGAACCGGGCGCCTGGGCACAGATCACCAGCCCCGGCGCGGCCAAGTGGTATCGCGCGGCGGGCCCCGCTTATCAGTCGCTGGATCTGCACGTCGCTGACGGCGCAACACTGGAATGGCTGCCCCAGGAAACCATCGTCTACAGCGCCGCCCAGGCGGAACTCTCGACCTCGATCGAGCTTGAAGGCGATGCGCGGCTGTTCTACTGGGACGTGGTGGCCCTCGGGCGCCCGGCCAGTGGCGAGCGTTTCGACCTCGGGCATTTCCAGGCCCATCTGGATATTCGCCGGGATGGCAGGTTGCTCTGGCATGAACGCCAGCGCATCGTCGGCAACGATGGTTTGCTTGATTCGCCGATCGGACTGGACAGCCATCCGGTGTTTGCGACGTTGCTGGTGACCGGCGAAATCGATGCCGAACTGCTGGAGCGCTGCCGCTCGCTGGGGCATGAAGTGCGCGGGGATCTGACGCAATTGCCGGGGTTGCTGGTTGCGCGTTGTCTGGCCAGTGAAGCGTTGCTGGCGCGGGCCTGGCTGATCGAACTCTGGCGATTGCTCAGGCCTGCGCTGCTTGGCCGTGAAGCCCTGCCTCCCCGAATCTGGAACACCTGA
- the urtE gene encoding urea ABC transporter ATP-binding subunit UrtE: MLQVQKLHQYYGGSHILRGLSFDVKVGEVTCLLGRNGVGKTTLLKCLMGLLPAKEGAVNWEGQPITTFKPHQRVHAGIAYVPQGREIFGRLTVEENLLMGLSRFPGSEAKEVPAFIYELFPVLLQMKQRRGGDLSGGQQQQLAIGRALASRPRLLILDEPTEGIQPSVIKEIGAVIKKLAARGDMAILLVEQFYDFAAELADQYLVMSRGEIVQQGRGENMESEGVRGLVTI, from the coding sequence ATGCTACAGGTCCAAAAACTTCATCAGTACTACGGCGGTAGCCACATCCTGCGCGGTCTGAGCTTTGACGTGAAGGTCGGCGAAGTGACCTGCCTGCTCGGCCGCAACGGCGTGGGCAAGACCACGCTGCTCAAATGCCTGATGGGCCTGCTGCCGGCCAAGGAAGGTGCGGTGAACTGGGAAGGCCAACCGATCACCACGTTCAAGCCGCATCAACGGGTGCACGCCGGGATCGCCTATGTGCCCCAGGGCCGGGAGATCTTCGGCCGGCTGACCGTGGAAGAAAACCTGCTGATGGGCCTGTCGCGCTTCCCCGGCAGCGAAGCCAAAGAGGTTCCGGCGTTCATCTACGAACTGTTCCCGGTGCTGCTGCAAATGAAACAGCGGCGCGGCGGCGACCTGTCCGGCGGTCAGCAACAACAGCTCGCCATCGGCCGCGCACTGGCCAGCCGTCCGCGCCTGCTGATCCTCGACGAACCCACCGAAGGCATCCAGCCGTCGGTGATCAAGGAAATCGGCGCAGTGATCAAGAAGCTCGCGGCCCGGGGCGACATGGCGATTCTGCTGGTGGAACAGTTCTACGATTTCGCCGCCGAACTGGCCGATCAGTACCTGGTGATGTCCCGGGGCGAGATCGTGCAGCAGGGCCGTGGAGAAAATATGGAAAGTGAGGGTGTGCGCGGGCTGGTTACGATCTAA
- the urtD gene encoding urea ABC transporter ATP-binding protein UrtD translates to MRVTASAEFMLEPAFFPPLEPNRDAGTSRDALGLGQRVGPGLNTRHGTILTLEDISVSFDGFRALNALNLYIGVGELRCIIGPNGAGKTTLMDVITGKTRPSHGKAWFGETLDLTQMSEVQIAQAGIGRKFQKPTVFEALSVFENLELAQKTDKSVWASLRAKLSGEQKDRISEVLDTIRLTTSVNRPAGLLSHGQKQFLEIGMLLMQDPQLLLLDEPVAGMTDAETEFTAELFKSLAGKHSLMVVEHDMGFVGSIADHVTVLHQGSVLAEGSLEQVQADERVIEVYLGR, encoded by the coding sequence ATGAGAGTCACGGCGAGTGCTGAATTCATGCTGGAACCGGCCTTCTTCCCGCCGCTGGAACCGAACAGGGACGCCGGCACCAGCCGTGATGCCCTCGGCCTCGGCCAGCGCGTCGGGCCTGGGCTGAACACCCGTCACGGCACGATCCTGACCCTGGAAGACATCAGCGTCAGCTTCGACGGCTTCCGGGCGCTGAACGCTCTGAACCTGTACATCGGCGTCGGTGAACTGCGCTGCATCATCGGCCCCAACGGCGCGGGCAAGACCACGCTGATGGACGTGATCACCGGCAAGACCCGCCCCAGTCACGGCAAGGCGTGGTTCGGCGAAACCCTCGACCTGACGCAGATGAGCGAAGTGCAGATCGCCCAGGCCGGCATCGGGCGCAAGTTCCAGAAACCGACGGTGTTCGAAGCGCTGAGCGTGTTCGAGAACCTGGAGCTGGCGCAGAAAACCGACAAGTCGGTGTGGGCCAGCCTGCGGGCGAAGTTGAGCGGCGAACAGAAAGACCGGATCAGCGAAGTGCTCGACACCATTCGCCTGACCACCTCGGTCAATCGTCCGGCGGGGCTGCTGTCCCACGGGCAGAAACAGTTTCTGGAAATCGGCATGCTGCTGATGCAGGACCCGCAATTGCTGCTGCTCGACGAACCGGTGGCCGGCATGACCGACGCCGAAACCGAATTCACCGCCGAGCTGTTCAAGTCGCTCGCGGGCAAGCATTCGCTGATGGTGGTGGAACACGACATGGGCTTCGTCGGCTCGATTGCCGACCACGTCACCGTGTTGCATCAGGGCAGCGTGCTGGCCGAAGGCTCGCTGGAACAGGTGCAGGCCGATGAGCGAGTTATTGAAGTCTATTTAGGAAGGTGA
- the urtC gene encoding urea ABC transporter permease subunit UrtC, with protein sequence MNQPLMLTATQKAGPKVTLAVGAVVLALLIALPLLSLLPSDSALHVSAYTLTLVGKILCYAIVALALDLVWGYAGLLSLGHGLFFALGGCAMGMYLMRQAAGDGLPAFMTFLSWTELPWYWSGTGNFLWAMCLVVLAPGLLALVFGFFAFRSRIKGVYFSIMTQALTFAGMLLFFRNETGFGGNNGFTNFRTILGFGITEPGTRAVLFLTTVLLLVASLFIGWRLARSKFGRVLTALRDAENRLMFCGYDPRGFKLFVWVLSAVLCGLAGALYVPQVGIINPSEMSPTNSIEAAVWVALGGRGTLIGPLLGAGVVNGMKSWFTVAFPEYWLFFLGALFIVVTLYLPKGVIGLLKKRGES encoded by the coding sequence ATGAATCAGCCATTGATGCTTACGGCCACGCAAAAGGCCGGACCCAAAGTAACCCTCGCTGTCGGTGCCGTTGTTCTCGCGCTACTGATCGCCCTGCCGCTGCTGTCGCTGTTGCCTTCGGACAGCGCGCTGCACGTTTCGGCCTACACCCTGACGCTGGTCGGCAAGATTCTCTGCTACGCCATCGTCGCCCTGGCGCTGGATCTGGTCTGGGGTTACGCCGGTTTGCTGTCGCTGGGTCACGGTCTGTTCTTCGCCCTCGGCGGTTGTGCGATGGGCATGTACCTGATGCGCCAGGCCGCCGGTGATGGCTTGCCGGCGTTCATGACGTTCCTGTCGTGGACCGAGTTGCCGTGGTACTGGAGCGGCACCGGCAACTTCCTCTGGGCCATGTGCCTAGTGGTGCTGGCGCCGGGATTGCTGGCGCTGGTGTTCGGTTTCTTCGCCTTCCGCTCGCGGATCAAGGGCGTGTATTTCTCGATCATGACCCAGGCCCTGACCTTCGCCGGGATGCTGCTGTTCTTCCGCAACGAGACCGGTTTTGGCGGCAACAACGGCTTCACCAATTTCCGCACGATCCTCGGTTTCGGCATCACCGAACCCGGCACCCGTGCGGTGCTGTTTCTGACGACGGTTCTGCTGCTGGTGGCGAGTCTGTTCATCGGCTGGCGGCTGGCCCGCAGCAAGTTCGGTCGGGTGCTGACCGCGCTGCGCGATGCGGAAAACAGGTTGATGTTCTGCGGCTACGACCCGCGCGGCTTCAAGTTGTTCGTCTGGGTGTTGAGCGCGGTGTTGTGTGGTCTGGCCGGTGCGCTGTACGTGCCGCAAGTGGGGATCATCAACCCGAGTGAAATGTCGCCGACCAACTCGATCGAAGCCGCCGTCTGGGTAGCCCTTGGCGGGCGCGGCACGCTGATCGGCCCGCTGCTCGGCGCCGGCGTGGTCAACGGCATGAAGAGCTGGTTCACCGTGGCGTTCCCCGAATACTGGCTGTTCTTCCTCGGCGCGCTGTTCATCGTCGTGACGTTGTACCTGCCCAAAGGCGTGATCGGTCTGCTGAAGAAACGAGGTGAATCATGA
- the urtB gene encoding urea ABC transporter permease subunit UrtB, translating to MPTALYRFLLALALLLPMVTHASDAEDFVAANPTQQAKLLEAWAAQPDPARVELINALQQGELTVDGQPKTLRLNNRLRGLIDTALASHQLLAADAKTRLTAAQQLQKSAKPAQLKFLDRQLAGEKDESVHAALSLALANLQLVDTDPAVRLAAVRLLGETGDPLARTRLEGLLEPGVETDANVRTAAETSLAQVKRKLLIGELLGQAFSGMSLGSILLLAALGLAITFGLLGVINMAHGEMLMLGAYSTYVVQLMFQRYAPQAIEFYPLIALPVAFFVTAAIGMALERTVIRHLYGRPLETLLATWGISLMLIQLVRLVFGAQNVEVANPAWLSGGIQVLPNLVLPYNRIVIIAFALFVVVLTWLLLNKTRLGLNVRAVTQNRNMAACCGVPTGRVDMLAFGLGSGIAGLGGVALSQIGNVGPDLGQSYIIDSFLVVVLGGVGQLAGSVFAAFGLGIANKILEPQIGAVLGKILILALIILFIQKRPQGLFALKGRVID from the coding sequence ATGCCCACTGCCCTATACCGTTTCCTCCTGGCCCTCGCACTTTTGCTACCGATGGTCACCCACGCCAGCGACGCCGAAGACTTCGTCGCCGCCAACCCGACGCAACAGGCAAAACTGCTGGAAGCCTGGGCCGCGCAGCCCGACCCGGCCCGTGTCGAACTGATCAACGCCCTGCAACAAGGCGAACTGACCGTCGACGGCCAACCCAAGACTCTGCGCCTGAACAACCGCCTGCGAGGTCTGATCGACACCGCACTGGCCAGCCACCAATTGCTCGCCGCCGACGCCAAAACCCGTCTGACCGCCGCGCAGCAATTGCAGAAAAGCGCCAAACCGGCGCAGCTGAAATTCCTCGACCGGCAACTGGCTGGCGAAAAAGATGAAAGCGTCCACGCCGCCCTGAGCCTGGCGCTGGCCAATCTGCAACTGGTCGACACTGACCCGGCGGTGCGTCTCGCGGCCGTGCGTCTGCTCGGTGAAACCGGCGACCCGCTGGCCCGCACTCGCCTCGAAGGCCTGCTCGAACCCGGCGTCGAAACCGATGCCAATGTGCGCACCGCCGCCGAAACCAGCCTCGCTCAGGTCAAACGCAAACTGCTGATCGGCGAACTGCTCGGTCAGGCCTTCAGCGGCATGTCCCTCGGTTCGATTCTGTTGCTTGCCGCACTGGGCCTGGCGATCACCTTCGGTCTGCTGGGTGTGATCAACATGGCCCACGGCGAGATGCTGATGCTCGGTGCCTACTCCACTTATGTCGTGCAGTTGATGTTCCAGCGCTACGCACCGCAGGCCATCGAGTTCTATCCGTTGATTGCGCTGCCGGTGGCGTTCTTCGTCACCGCGGCCATCGGCATGGCCCTGGAGCGCACGGTGATTCGTCACCTCTACGGTCGCCCGCTGGAAACCCTGCTCGCGACCTGGGGCATCAGCCTGATGCTGATTCAACTGGTGCGTCTGGTGTTCGGCGCGCAGAACGTTGAAGTGGCGAACCCGGCGTGGCTGTCCGGCGGGATTCAGGTGTTGCCGAATCTGGTGCTGCCGTACAACCGCATCGTGATCATCGCCTTCGCACTGTTTGTGGTGGTGCTGACCTGGTTGCTGCTGAACAAGACCCGCCTCGGTCTGAACGTGCGCGCCGTCACCCAGAACCGCAACATGGCCGCCTGCTGCGGCGTGCCCACCGGGCGCGTCGACATGCTCGCCTTCGGCCTCGGCTCGGGCATCGCCGGGCTTGGTGGCGTGGCGCTGAGCCAGATCGGCAACGTCGGCCCGGACCTCGGCCAGAGCTACATCATCGACTCGTTCCTGGTGGTGGTGCTCGGTGGCGTCGGGCAACTGGCCGGCAGCGTGTTCGCCGCATTCGGCCTGGGCATCGCCAACAAGATTCTCGAGCCGCAGATCGGTGCGGTACTCGGCAAGATCCTGATCCTCGCGCTGATCATTCTGTTCATCCAGAAACGTCCGCAAGGCCTCTTCGCACTGAAAGGACGGGTGATCGACTGA